A region from the Maniola jurtina chromosome 20, ilManJurt1.1, whole genome shotgun sequence genome encodes:
- the LOC123875880 gene encoding uncharacterized protein LOC123875880, whose translation MELTSLIKGQQELFEQLRKAERNLRKANQEMRSKYSYLTARMEALDKLGDAFSQNHLEIVANASTEQTLQLPYFKDDMQDNFQEFYIQYKALLKEYITLTNPTTMATKTATSSTSTVTNVNSLEVKLPRIELPKFSGKYTEWQSFFDMFVSLIHENTTLAPVQKLHYLKSNLSGEPEMLLRNFPTTAANYTEAWEQLTKRYNNKRYNCNSIMKTLFGQKPIQNESASAIRLLLDTTTSCLKALNNLSIKTDQWDAIIIHLVVSKLDHESHRQWEQEVSKTSDELPTWSQLETFLETRFRSLEMIDSKQTSSTKPTQKKNIHQEVRVKTKAFHSAIEEKVSTTEPICAMCDGSHFIYYCAEFKKLPVIERQKIAETKKLCFNCMAPTHPVVRCHQRTSCRRCRRKHHTVLHFEKEDKQEHSTSKLNEKQAEQPTNDETTVVANFSRGDLRTYNVLLPTAIVKTIPTTGSHALRALIDQGSQASFVSEDTVQLLGLKRTNVNEKVSSLGDGQLSIKHAVSIKVESRYEPGKNMTVNAYVIKSLTSLLPSHEVHIPDWQELKNLPLADPGFASPGKVDLLLGADVYGEMLQKGFKKSPYGNLIAQNTIFGWIVSGKMSKDLHSETITSLHIQIKEDKLRRNWEIDNEINTTKRKTTREEKLREEKHKKNRIREDGNPIMNLPFKTTELQCQDGKSCDIDTRKVYSLERNLRNNTTHADEHTTLENYELWKSGPDFQYKREISLKKIIHKEERVKIPTRRVESTLTALH comes from the coding sequence ATGGAGTTAACAAGCCTAATAAAAGGTCAACAAGAGTTGTTTGAGCAGTTAAGAAAAGCTGAGCGTAATCTTAGGAAAGCCAACCAAGAGATGCGGTCAAAATATAGTTATTTGACTGCTAGAATGGAAGCGTTGGATAAATTAGGAGATGCTTTTAGTCAAAATCACTTGGAGATTGTTGCAAATGCCTCAACAGAGCAGACACTACAGTTACCATATTTTAAAGATGATATGCAGGACAACTTTCAGGAATTTTACATACAATATAAAGCTCTTCTAAAGGAATATATAACACTTACAAATCCAACCACCATGGCTACAAAGACGGCTACGAGCAGCACGAGTACAGTGACAAATGTGAACAGCTTAGAGGTTAAATTACCTAGGATTGAGCTTCCTAAATTTTCTGGGAAATATACCGAGTGGCAATCCTTTTTTGACATGTTTGTCTCACTCATACACGAGAATACCACACTTGCGCCAGTACAAAAATTACACTACTTAAAATCTAACTTATCAGGAGAACCAGAAATGTTATTGAGAAACTTTCCTACAACAGCTGCTAATTACACGGAAGCCTGGGAACAACTGACTAAACGCTACAACAACAAGAGGTATAACTGTAATTCAATTATGAAGACTTTATTTGGACAAAAACCTATTCAGAATGAATCTGCCAGTGCCATCAGACTTTTGCTAGACACTACAACTTCTTGTTTGAAAGCACTCAATAATCTTAGCATCAAGACTGATCAGTGGGACGCTATAATCATTCACTTAGTAGTTTCAAAGTTGGATCATGAGTCTCATCGACAGTGGGAACAAGAAGTAAGTAAGACTTCAGACGAGCTACCTACTTGGTCACAATTGGAAACATTTTTAGAAACAAGATTTAGAAGTTTGGAAATGATTGATAGTAAACAGACGAGTAGCACTAAACCAACACAAAAGAAGAACATACATCAAGAAGTACGAGTAAAAACTAAGGCATTTCATTCTGCAATAGAAGAGAAAGTGAGCACTACTGAACCGATCTGCGCGATGTGTGATGGGTCACACTTCATTTATTACTGTGCTGAATTTAAGAAGTTACCTGTAATTGAGAGACAGAAGATAGCAGAAACGAAGAAGCTATGTTTCAACTGCATGGCGCCTACGCATCCTGTAGTTAGGTGTCACCAGAGAACTTCTTGTCGCCGGTGCCGTCGAAAGCACCACACGGTGCTCCATTTCGAGAAAGAGGATAAGCAAGAGCACAGTACATCGAAACTAAACGAGAAACAGGCAGAACAACCTACCAACGATGAGACAACTGTGGTTGCTAATTTTTCTAGAGGCGATTTGAGAACTTACAATGTGTTGTTACCTACTGCTATTGTAAAAACTATACCCACAACCGGATCGCATGCTCTTagagcgttgatagatcaaggCTCTCAAGCCTCTTTTGTTAGTGAAGATACTGTACAATTACTAGGTCTTAAGCGTACTAATGTTAATGAAAAGGTGTCAAGTTTGGGAGACGGTCAGCTAAGTATTAAACATGCGGTTAGTATTAAAGTCGAGTCACGTTACGAACCTGGAAAGAATATGACTGTTAATGCTTACGTTATTAAATCACTTACCTCTTTATTACCGTCGCACGAAGTACATATCCCCGATTGGCAGGAGCTGAAAAACTTACCTCTCGCTGATCCTGGATTCGCATCGCCTGGAAAAGTTGATCTACTACTCGGTGCAGACGTGTATGGAGAAATGTTACAGAAAGGATTTAAGAAGAGCCCGTATGGAAATCTTATAGCCCAGAACACTATATTTGGATGGATTGTGTCTGGAAAAATGTCAAAAGATTTACATAGTGAAACCATTACTAGTTTACATATACAAATAAAGGAAGACAAGTTACGAAGAAATTGGGAAATAGATAACGAGATTAACACTACTAAGAGAAAAACAACTAGAGAAGAGAAACTTAGAGAAGAGAAACACAAGAAAAATAGAATACGAGAAGATGGAAACCCAATAATGAATTTACCGTTTAAAACTACTGAGCTGCAATGTCAAGATGGTAAATCATGTGACATTGATACGAGAAAAGTATATTCGTTAGAGAGAAACCTGAGAAATAATACTACACACGCTGACGAACATACCACGTTGGAGAATTATGAACTTTGGAAGAGTGGACCTGATTTTCAATATAAACGAGAGATTAGTTTAAAGAAGATTATACACAAAGAAGAAAGAGTGAAAATCCCCACCAGACGAGTTGAATCAACCCTTACAGCCTTACACTAA